Proteins from a single region of Haloterrigena alkaliphila:
- a CDS encoding AAA family ATPase gives MNVTDAADACEDVLAEIGGAVIGERELFETILTAVVGQGHVLLEDVPGTGKTLTARTLATALDLEFTRIQFTPDLLPADITGTHVYDEHAGEFSFEAGPIFANVVLADEINRAPPKTQAALLEAMGERQVSIGGETRELPKPFFVIATQNPVEQEGTFPLPEAQVDRFMVKTEMGYPDRAGDLELLNRRASRESRTPTVGSVVDRETVLDLQAVPETIGVDPAIREYLVDVCRATREDERVDVGISPRGLQRLFEACRARAVVSGREYVAPEDVHAVVHAVLDHRIVLTTEADVRGVDPRAVVESAVNSVPVPSMDQ, from the coding sequence ATGAACGTCACCGACGCCGCCGACGCCTGCGAGGACGTCCTCGCCGAGATCGGCGGCGCAGTCATCGGGGAACGGGAGCTGTTCGAGACCATCCTGACCGCCGTCGTCGGGCAGGGCCACGTCCTCCTCGAGGACGTCCCCGGAACCGGGAAGACGCTGACCGCGCGGACGCTCGCGACCGCGCTCGATCTGGAGTTCACGCGCATCCAGTTCACGCCGGACCTGCTGCCGGCCGACATCACCGGTACGCACGTCTACGACGAGCACGCCGGCGAGTTCTCCTTCGAGGCCGGCCCCATCTTCGCGAACGTCGTGCTGGCCGACGAGATCAACCGCGCGCCGCCGAAGACGCAGGCCGCGCTGCTCGAGGCGATGGGCGAGCGACAGGTCTCGATCGGCGGCGAGACTCGCGAACTTCCGAAGCCCTTCTTCGTCATCGCGACGCAGAACCCCGTCGAGCAGGAGGGAACCTTCCCGCTGCCGGAGGCCCAGGTCGACCGCTTCATGGTCAAGACGGAGATGGGGTATCCCGACCGGGCGGGCGACCTCGAGTTACTGAACCGGCGCGCGAGCCGGGAGTCGCGAACGCCGACCGTCGGCAGCGTCGTCGACCGCGAGACGGTGCTGGACCTGCAGGCGGTGCCGGAGACGATCGGCGTCGATCCGGCGATCCGCGAGTACCTCGTGGACGTCTGTCGGGCGACCCGCGAGGACGAGCGCGTCGACGTGGGCATCTCCCCGCGGGGGCTCCAGCGCCTGTTCGAGGCCTGTCGCGCCCGCGCGGTGGTTTCGGGACGGGAGTACGTCGCCCCCGAGGACGTCCACGCGGTCGTTCACGCCGTGCTCGACCACCGAATCGTCCTGACCACCGAGGCCGACGTCCGCGGCGTCGACCCGCGAGCGGTCGTCGAGAGCGCGGTCAACAGCGTGCCGGTACCGTCGATGGACCAGTGA
- a CDS encoding Tfx family DNA-binding protein gives MIDDVEALLDEIGFDAEASVLTHRQAQVLALRERGVSQADIADALGTSRANVSSIESSARENLEKARETVAFAEALRAPVRVRVPAGTDLYDVPQLVYDACDEQGVKVDHTAPDLMKVVSDAAGSAVSGRQVSTPLIVGVTSEGMVRVRHQNREPET, from the coding sequence GTGATCGATGACGTCGAGGCGTTGCTCGATGAGATCGGGTTCGACGCGGAGGCGAGCGTGCTGACCCACCGACAGGCGCAGGTCCTCGCCCTTCGGGAGCGCGGCGTCTCGCAGGCGGACATCGCCGACGCGCTTGGTACCTCGCGGGCGAACGTCTCCTCGATCGAGTCGAGCGCGCGCGAGAATCTCGAGAAGGCCCGGGAGACGGTCGCCTTCGCGGAGGCGCTGCGGGCGCCGGTTCGCGTCCGGGTGCCGGCGGGGACCGACCTCTACGACGTGCCGCAACTGGTCTACGACGCCTGCGACGAGCAGGGCGTCAAGGTCGATCACACCGCGCCGGACCTGATGAAGGTCGTCAGCGACGCCGCGGGATCGGCGGTGTCCGGCCGCCAGGTGTCGACGCCGCTGATCGTCGGCGTCACCTCGGAGGGGATGGTCCGGGTGCGCCACCAGAATCGCGAGCCCGAGACGTGA